One stretch of Weissella koreensis KACC 15510 DNA includes these proteins:
- a CDS encoding dUTP diphosphatase yields the protein MGRSFAIVKKYQNADLKLPQRSTKYAAGYDFEAAEEFVVPSIWRHNVLKVLWSIWRQNRVTDTEYQRAHQDFKPVLVPTGIKVYLEEDEYLMVANRSSNPLKRGLILPNGVGIIDADYVDNPSNEGELFIQMTNFGLRDLIIKKGERIGQGIFMKYLVTDQDDQDNKKVRQNGFGSTGV from the coding sequence ATGGGACGTAGCTTTGCGATCGTTAAAAAATATCAAAATGCTGATTTGAAACTACCACAAAGAAGTACAAAATATGCAGCAGGGTATGATTTTGAAGCAGCAGAAGAGTTTGTGGTACCTTCAATTTGGCGACATAATGTTTTAAAAGTGCTTTGGTCAATCTGGCGTCAAAATCGAGTTACAGATACAGAGTACCAACGAGCTCATCAGGATTTCAAACCTGTTTTAGTTCCAACAGGGATAAAGGTTTATCTAGAAGAAGATGAATATTTAATGGTGGCGAATCGATCGTCCAATCCATTAAAACGCGGTTTAATTCTACCGAATGGGGTGGGGATCATTGATGCTGACTATGTTGATAATCCAAGTAACGAAGGTGAGTTGTTTATTCAAATGACCAATTTTGGACTACGTGATCTCATAATTAAAAAAGGTGAACGGATTGGTCAAGGAATTTTCATGAAGTATTTGGTGACAGATCAAGATGATCAAGATAATAAAAAAGTACGTCAAAACGGATTTGGTTCAACGGGGGTATAA
- the radA gene encoding DNA repair protein RadA — protein MAKVKTHFVCSNCGDISQRYLGRCSNCGAWGTLVEEEIPSDKVDRKNRVNLAGQVAKVERLNQVELEEVPRVKTKIEEFNRVLGGGVVPGSMVLIGGDPGIGKSTLLLQVSGQLAGEGVVLYVSGEESAAQIKLRAERLGVEDDHNFLIYPETDMTHIRKAIDDYGPEYVIIDSIQTMQQPDVNSAVGSVAQIRETTAELLQIAKTNGITIFVVGHVTKDGAIAGPKILEHMVDTVLYFEGDNQRSYRLLRAVKNRFGSTNELGVFEMQQEGLTEVLNPSEMFLEERMEATTGSAVVVALEGSRPILVEVQALVTPTVFGNAQRTSSGIDRNRVSLIMAVLEKRTNILLQNQDAYVRAAGGVKLNEPAVDLALAVAIASSYREAETRLTDAFVGEIGLTGEIRRVPHIEERITEAQKLGFKRIFIPKNSLKKMLKIEGIKVITVQTLREALDLALS, from the coding sequence ATGGCAAAAGTAAAGACCCATTTTGTTTGTTCTAACTGTGGTGATATTTCACAACGTTACTTGGGTCGTTGCAGTAACTGTGGTGCTTGGGGAACTTTAGTAGAAGAAGAAATTCCAAGCGATAAAGTTGATCGTAAAAATCGAGTTAACTTAGCTGGACAAGTGGCGAAAGTAGAACGATTAAATCAGGTTGAATTAGAAGAGGTTCCTCGCGTTAAAACTAAAATTGAAGAATTTAATCGAGTTTTAGGTGGAGGGGTTGTTCCCGGCTCGATGGTCTTAATTGGTGGTGACCCAGGAATCGGTAAATCAACGTTATTGTTGCAAGTTTCAGGCCAATTAGCTGGCGAAGGGGTTGTATTATACGTTTCTGGCGAAGAGAGTGCGGCTCAAATTAAGTTACGGGCGGAACGTTTGGGCGTAGAAGATGATCATAATTTTTTGATTTATCCAGAAACTGATATGACACATATTCGGAAGGCTATTGATGATTACGGACCTGAATATGTCATTATCGATTCTATTCAGACGATGCAACAACCAGATGTCAATTCGGCAGTTGGATCAGTTGCACAAATTCGTGAGACGACAGCTGAATTATTGCAGATCGCTAAAACCAATGGGATTACGATTTTCGTCGTTGGTCATGTTACCAAAGATGGTGCTATTGCTGGACCGAAAATATTAGAACACATGGTTGATACAGTGCTTTATTTTGAAGGTGACAATCAACGTAGCTATCGATTATTACGGGCTGTCAAAAATCGATTTGGTTCAACTAATGAACTCGGAGTTTTTGAAATGCAGCAGGAAGGCTTGACGGAGGTTTTGAACCCTTCTGAAATGTTTTTGGAAGAGCGGATGGAAGCTACCACTGGTTCAGCAGTAGTTGTGGCCTTAGAGGGTTCACGACCTATTTTGGTAGAAGTGCAGGCTTTAGTGACGCCAACTGTGTTTGGAAACGCTCAACGAACCAGTTCGGGAATTGATCGTAATCGGGTGTCACTGATTATGGCGGTATTGGAAAAAAGAACCAACATATTATTACAAAATCAGGATGCCTATGTTCGAGCTGCCGGTGGGGTTAAACTCAATGAACCTGCAGTTGATTTAGCTTTGGCAGTAGCAATTGCATCCAGTTATCGTGAGGCAGAGACTCGGCTAACTGACGCCTTTGTGGGCGAAATTGGTTTAACTGGTGAGATTAGGCGAGTACCACATATTGAAGAACGGATCACGGAAGCACAAAAATTAGGGTTTAAGCGGATTTTCATTCCGAAAAATAGTTTAAAGAAAATGCTGAAAATTGAAGGGATTAAAGTGATCACAGTTCAAACGCTCCGTGAGGCTTTAGATCTCGCGTTGAGTTAA
- a CDS encoding PIN/TRAM domain-containing protein: MRKRIIQLAYVLGGGALGIAYLPALWNLIGYSHILWINNPILGFILGAIIFYLLSLFTWSFFDRLLKRVEQALTEEPPLKLLLGSLGTIVGLALAFLATAPLRNIPNFFINTGIPLLAMIVLGYLGYRIGTGRMDEVYRFMTSLMSRLRIRSPRGDSTETTDEEPLDEANFHHYKILDTNILIDGRILELVKTGWIEGTLLVPNFVLYELQYIADSGEPLKRVRGRRGLDILNELRENQTIPLEMWDGDYEDIKEVDEKLIRLAQELDGVLVTNDFNLNKVTTFQNVEVLNLNALASALRAQVAVGDQLQVVLVKNGRERQQAIGYLDDGTMVVVEDGKKHLQQQVKVEVTSSLQTDAGRMIFGDYLATV, from the coding sequence ATGCGCAAAAGAATTATTCAATTAGCGTATGTCTTAGGTGGTGGGGCTCTTGGAATAGCATACCTACCGGCCCTGTGGAATTTAATAGGTTATTCACATATTTTATGGATTAATAATCCGATTTTGGGATTTATCCTTGGTGCAATTATTTTTTATCTATTGAGTTTATTCACATGGTCGTTTTTTGATCGGTTATTGAAGAGGGTTGAACAAGCTCTGACTGAAGAGCCACCACTTAAGTTGTTGCTAGGTAGTTTGGGAACTATTGTTGGATTGGCTTTAGCTTTCTTAGCCACAGCTCCATTAAGAAATATTCCCAACTTCTTTATTAATACCGGAATACCTTTGTTAGCTATGATTGTTTTGGGGTATCTAGGCTATCGAATTGGTACTGGTCGTATGGATGAAGTTTATCGTTTCATGACAAGTTTGATGTCGCGGTTACGAATACGATCACCTCGTGGTGATTCAACAGAAACGACGGATGAGGAACCTTTGGATGAAGCTAATTTTCATCATTACAAGATTTTAGACACTAATATTTTAATTGATGGGCGAATTTTGGAACTTGTGAAGACTGGTTGGATTGAAGGAACTCTATTGGTTCCAAACTTTGTTTTATATGAATTACAGTATATTGCTGATTCAGGAGAGCCGTTGAAACGAGTGCGTGGACGTCGTGGATTAGATATTCTAAATGAATTACGCGAAAATCAAACTATTCCTCTTGAAATGTGGGATGGTGATTATGAAGATATTAAGGAAGTTGATGAAAAATTAATTCGGTTAGCCCAAGAATTAGACGGGGTTTTAGTTACTAATGATTTTAATTTAAATAAGGTGACTACTTTCCAAAATGTTGAAGTTTTGAACTTAAATGCCTTAGCTAGTGCATTACGAGCACAAGTAGCGGTAGGTGATCAATTACAAGTAGTTTTGGTTAAAAACGGTCGTGAACGTCAACAAGCAATTGGTTATTTGGATGATGGAACGATGGTGGTTGTTGAGGACGGAAAGAAGCATCTTCAACAACAAGTTAAAGTTGAAGTTACGTCAAGCTTACAGACAGATGCTGGTCGAATGATCTTTGGAGATTATTTAGCAACGGTATAA
- the gltX gene encoding glutamate--tRNA ligase: protein MTEVTDKKVRVRYAPSPTGYLHIGNTRTALFNWLFARHFGGEFIVRIEDTDTSRNIEDGEESQFDNLNWLGLDWDESPRNPGKYGPYRQSERLDIYKRYIQELLDRDLAYYSYKTSEELDAEREAQVAAKQAPHYVYEYEGMSGEEIKAAQEAAQAKGLPAVVRFRVPKDKLYAWQDLVKGHVEIGSEQIGGDWVIQKADGMPTYNFAVVVDDHLMEISHVLRGDEHVSNTPKQLMIYDAFDWEAPVYGHMTLILNAETGKKLSKRDNNVIAFISQYRSLGYLPEAMLNFISLLGWSPVGEKEIFTKKQLIKMFDPERLSKSPAKFDNKKLEWVNNQWVKKIDEGVLFDKLITELIDAKLITPDELTTEKLQWVRRVMALHQDGISYTSQIVPLVKPVFFDLTAKDDLGSDSMDWMEKDYVPSLLKRWIEMLEAMPVFDAGSIVASIRSLQNEMDVKGRDLWMPLRISASRVNEGPNLGDVMELLGREASIKNIKEFI, encoded by the coding sequence ATGACTGAAGTCACAGATAAAAAAGTTCGAGTACGTTATGCACCCTCACCAACTGGATATTTACACATTGGAAATACACGGACGGCCTTATTTAACTGGTTGTTTGCCCGACATTTTGGTGGTGAATTTATTGTTCGAATTGAAGATACTGACACATCAAGAAATATTGAGGATGGAGAAGAATCACAATTTGATAATTTGAACTGGTTAGGTCTTGATTGGGATGAATCACCTCGTAATCCTGGTAAATATGGACCTTACCGCCAATCAGAGCGTCTTGATATCTACAAGCGTTATATTCAAGAATTGTTAGATCGTGATCTGGCCTATTATTCATATAAGACTTCAGAAGAATTAGATGCTGAACGTGAAGCGCAAGTGGCTGCTAAGCAAGCACCTCATTATGTCTATGAGTATGAAGGTATGAGTGGTGAAGAAATTAAAGCGGCTCAAGAAGCAGCTCAAGCCAAAGGATTACCAGCGGTTGTACGTTTCCGTGTACCAAAAGATAAGCTTTATGCATGGCAAGACCTTGTTAAGGGCCATGTTGAAATTGGATCTGAACAAATTGGTGGTGATTGGGTTATTCAAAAGGCTGATGGAATGCCTACTTATAACTTTGCGGTTGTAGTAGATGACCATTTGATGGAAATATCACACGTTTTGCGTGGGGATGAGCACGTTTCAAATACGCCTAAGCAATTAATGATTTATGATGCCTTTGACTGGGAAGCACCTGTTTATGGACATATGACTTTGATCTTGAATGCTGAAACTGGTAAAAAATTATCAAAGCGTGATAACAATGTCATTGCGTTTATCTCACAATATCGTTCATTGGGGTACTTACCTGAAGCTATGTTAAACTTTATTTCATTGCTTGGGTGGTCACCAGTAGGCGAAAAAGAAATTTTCACCAAGAAACAATTAATTAAGATGTTTGATCCGGAGCGATTGTCAAAGTCACCTGCTAAATTTGATAACAAAAAGTTAGAATGGGTTAACAATCAATGGGTGAAGAAGATTGATGAAGGCGTATTATTTGATAAATTAATTACAGAATTAATTGATGCTAAATTAATCACACCTGATGAGTTAACTACGGAAAAGCTACAATGGGTTCGACGTGTTATGGCGCTTCATCAAGACGGTATTTCATATACTTCACAAATTGTTCCATTGGTTAAGCCGGTTTTCTTTGACTTAACGGCTAAAGATGATTTGGGTTCTGATTCAATGGACTGGATGGAAAAAGATTACGTTCCATCATTGTTGAAGCGATGGATTGAAATGTTAGAAGCAATGCCTGTCTTTGATGCTGGATCAATTGTCGCTTCAATCCGAAGCTTACAAAATGAAATGGATGTTAAGGGTCGTGATTTGTGGATGCCATTACGTATTTCAGCTTCACGGGTCAACGAAGGACCTAACTTAGGTGATGTAATGGAATTGTTAGGTCGCGAAGCTTCAATCAAAAATATTAAAGAATTCATTTAA
- the pheS gene encoding phenylalanine--tRNA ligase subunit alpha has product MSLIQDLEKLRQQALQDIDEKSKNAQDLQNARVNWLGKKGSLTNILRGMKDLTPEERPTVGSMANEIRDAITEAIAERQVEFEAAALERQLQKETLDVTLPGRKVQQGQPHVLQQIIDELEDQFMGMGYQVIAGPEVEQDKYNFEMMNLPKDHPARDMQDTFYITSDLLMRTQTSPVQARTLEQHDFTKGPLKMISPGRVYRRDTDDATHSHQFHQVEGLVIDKNITMGDLKGTLLAVAHQLFGSDHDIRLRPSYFPFTEPSVEVDISWGPVTAKTKPEDIEWIEVLGAGMVHPNVLEAAGVDSSVYGGFAFGMGPDRFAMLKYGVEDIRNFYLNDMRFLTQFDQKG; this is encoded by the coding sequence ATGAGTTTAATTCAAGATTTAGAAAAACTACGGCAACAAGCTTTACAAGATATTGATGAAAAAAGTAAAAATGCACAAGACTTACAAAATGCACGTGTTAATTGGTTAGGTAAGAAGGGTTCATTGACGAATATTTTGCGGGGGATGAAAGACTTAACACCTGAAGAACGCCCAACAGTGGGATCAATGGCTAATGAAATTCGTGATGCCATCACAGAAGCAATTGCAGAACGACAAGTTGAATTTGAAGCAGCTGCTTTGGAACGTCAATTACAAAAAGAAACATTGGATGTTACACTGCCTGGTCGTAAAGTTCAACAAGGACAGCCTCATGTGTTACAACAAATTATTGATGAACTAGAAGATCAATTTATGGGAATGGGTTATCAAGTCATTGCTGGTCCTGAAGTCGAGCAAGACAAATATAACTTTGAAATGATGAACTTACCAAAAGACCACCCAGCTCGTGATATGCAAGATACATTTTATATTACGTCTGATCTCTTGATGCGGACACAAACTTCACCAGTACAGGCCCGAACATTAGAGCAACACGATTTTACTAAGGGTCCATTAAAGATGATATCACCCGGGCGAGTTTACCGACGTGATACTGATGATGCAACACATTCACATCAATTCCATCAAGTTGAAGGTTTAGTGATTGATAAAAATATTACGATGGGAGACTTAAAGGGAACCCTTTTGGCAGTCGCTCATCAATTATTTGGTTCTGATCATGATATTCGTTTACGACCATCTTATTTCCCCTTCACAGAGCCTTCTGTTGAAGTTGACATATCTTGGGGACCAGTAACTGCTAAAACAAAGCCAGAAGATATTGAATGGATTGAAGTTTTGGGAGCTGGGATGGTTCATCCTAATGTTTTGGAAGCAGCGGGTGTCGATTCAAGTGTTTATGGGGGCTTTGCCTTTGGAATGGGTCCAGATCGATTTGCCATGCTAAAGTATGGGGTTGAAGATATTCGTAATTTCTACCTCAATGATATGCGCTTCTTAACGCAATTTGACCAGAAAGGATAA
- the pheT gene encoding phenylalanine--tRNA ligase subunit beta yields the protein MRVSTNWLKDYMKIDLPINELAEKISRTSVEIEGQSQMQGNMKKVVIAKVLTVEPHPDSDHMVITQVDAGEEEPVQIVTGAPNIAEGQTVILAKHGSVIGNGVKIKKGKLRGVRSNGMLCALQEVGLDDKLAPKELEAGIWVFNEDDVKDLKPGDDAFHALGMDDDILETGITPNRADMLSMNGTAFEVAAMLGVPMTLPKFELHEATQKTNETLQVEVPKELATTYGVRVVKNVAVKDSPLWMQKRLWNMGIRPINNIVDITNYLMLMYGQPLHAFDYGKLPSTNLKVRTAQAGEKLVTLDDVERETSAGDILITADNEPLMFAGVMGGASTRVTDQTQTVVLEAAIFEPTSIRHTARDQNLHSEASQRFERGVDESMTLVALDHAAALMAELAGGDVLAEPVIAQSKTISLPVVSVTLEYIRHVLGMEITVTEVGDIFDRLQFAYQEDQGEFKVEIPTRRWDISISADLVEEVARMYGYDNLPTTLPVGEMTPGQLTPAQTLIRASRHTLEGLGLNQAMSYVLTTPKKAKHFQLEAGIPVQLNYPMSQDRQQTRSSLLTGLLDDTAYNIAHNQNDVALYEQGRIFIADSDQTQQPREIEHLAGVISGNWHQRSWADAAEAVDFYALKGIVERLLENYKFKQEIKFVPTDRHVEMHPGRTADIFVGEVYVGMVGQIHPLIAKEYKINETFGFELNLDTIIDLKKLKTQYNEVSRYPEISRDIAVLVNKELDAATLQKTIVQASGRYLEKVELFDVYTGMNVGSDQKSLAYTLTFVDRENTLTDDVVTGAVEAITNTLEETYNAEIR from the coding sequence ATGAGAGTATCAACAAATTGGCTAAAAGATTATATGAAGATTGATTTACCAATCAATGAATTAGCCGAAAAAATTTCACGGACTTCTGTTGAGATTGAAGGACAATCCCAAATGCAAGGGAACATGAAAAAAGTCGTTATTGCAAAGGTTTTAACAGTTGAACCACATCCTGATTCAGATCATATGGTAATTACGCAAGTTGACGCCGGAGAAGAAGAACCAGTTCAAATTGTCACAGGGGCACCTAATATTGCAGAAGGACAAACTGTTATTTTAGCCAAGCATGGTTCAGTCATTGGAAATGGCGTTAAGATTAAAAAAGGAAAACTTCGTGGAGTTCGCTCAAATGGAATGCTTTGTGCTTTGCAAGAAGTTGGGCTTGATGATAAGTTAGCGCCTAAGGAGTTGGAAGCTGGAATTTGGGTCTTTAACGAAGATGATGTTAAAGATTTAAAGCCTGGTGATGATGCTTTTCATGCGCTTGGAATGGATGATGATATCTTAGAGACTGGGATCACACCTAATCGTGCAGATATGCTATCGATGAATGGAACGGCATTTGAAGTTGCTGCGATGTTAGGTGTACCTATGACGTTGCCAAAGTTTGAGTTACATGAAGCAACGCAAAAAACTAATGAGACTTTACAAGTTGAAGTGCCAAAGGAACTGGCAACTACTTACGGCGTTCGCGTTGTTAAGAATGTAGCAGTTAAGGATTCGCCTCTTTGGATGCAAAAGCGTCTTTGGAATATGGGAATTCGACCAATTAATAATATTGTAGATATTACTAATTATTTAATGTTAATGTATGGTCAACCCCTACATGCATTTGATTATGGTAAATTACCAAGTACTAATTTGAAAGTTCGGACAGCTCAAGCTGGTGAAAAATTAGTGACATTAGATGATGTTGAGCGAGAAACAAGTGCGGGCGATATCTTAATCACAGCTGATAATGAACCGTTAATGTTTGCTGGAGTGATGGGTGGAGCTTCAACCAGAGTTACTGATCAAACCCAAACTGTGGTCTTAGAAGCGGCTATTTTTGAACCAACATCCATTCGGCATACTGCACGTGATCAAAATCTTCATTCTGAAGCTTCACAACGCTTTGAACGAGGAGTTGATGAAAGTATGACGCTCGTAGCATTAGATCATGCAGCAGCCCTTATGGCTGAATTAGCAGGTGGTGATGTTTTGGCGGAACCGGTTATTGCTCAAAGTAAAACAATTAGTTTACCTGTTGTGTCAGTAACTTTGGAATACATTAGACATGTCTTAGGAATGGAAATTACGGTCACAGAGGTTGGGGATATATTTGATCGCTTGCAATTTGCTTATCAAGAAGATCAAGGCGAATTCAAGGTTGAAATTCCAACCCGCCGTTGGGATATTTCAATTTCAGCGGATCTAGTGGAAGAAGTAGCACGGATGTATGGTTATGATAATTTACCAACAACCTTACCAGTAGGGGAAATGACACCTGGTCAATTAACCCCAGCGCAGACTTTGATTAGAGCTAGTCGTCATACATTAGAGGGCTTGGGCCTAAATCAAGCTATGTCATATGTATTGACGACACCGAAAAAGGCAAAACATTTCCAATTAGAAGCTGGGATACCCGTACAATTAAATTATCCAATGTCACAAGATCGTCAACAAACACGTAGTTCATTGTTGACGGGGTTGCTAGATGATACAGCTTATAATATTGCTCATAATCAAAATGATGTGGCTTTGTATGAACAAGGACGTATTTTTATTGCTGATTCTGATCAAACTCAACAACCACGAGAAATTGAGCATTTAGCAGGAGTTATTTCAGGAAACTGGCACCAACGTTCTTGGGCTGATGCAGCAGAAGCAGTCGATTTTTATGCATTGAAAGGAATTGTTGAACGGTTATTAGAAAATTATAAATTTAAGCAAGAAATTAAATTTGTACCAACTGATCGACACGTCGAAATGCATCCTGGACGAACAGCAGATATTTTTGTTGGTGAAGTTTATGTGGGGATGGTTGGTCAAATCCATCCTTTGATTGCTAAAGAGTACAAAATAAATGAAACCTTTGGATTTGAATTGAATTTGGATACAATTATTGATTTGAAAAAGTTAAAGACTCAATATAACGAGGTTTCACGTTATCCTGAGATTTCAAGAGATATCGCTGTATTGGTTAATAAAGAATTAGATGCTGCTACTTTGCAAAAGACTATTGTACAAGCTAGTGGTCGCTATCTAGAAAAAGTTGAACTATTTGATGTTTATACCGGAATGAATGTTGGTAGCGATCAAAAATCATTGGCTTATACTTTAACTTTTGTTGATCGAGAAAATACGCTAACTGATGATGTCGTGACTGGAGCAGTAGAAGCAATTACTAATACGCTTGAAGAAACATATAATGCTGAAATTCGTTAA
- the mltG gene encoding endolytic transglycosylase MltG, with the protein MPFEPRNSRYEKSKKGFLKRDKPKDQPQEAPDEKSTLLDDNQLESKRLTPQLKEETLTKPKPNDQPKQNDAKPSQNVQIENNSAKEELPAKLEASVEIDHLTKDQRLTDETVESLSRRSRLNSNKAKKQTKKVAPKVVSERPIKTKKAKVTRGKQQRRPKAKKVSGKRRVMWIILALIIVIIGVIGWRGISAYQQSNNYSAMQPKNKKKQEIYIPQGSTVQQIGQILVNKHLVHSNKAFLHYVNTHDANNMLAGYYQLSPSMPMNVLVNRLLKGGSDTPMNHDMVLTMTEGEGIDSFAKKVGSSKKFTEKDFLDKVNDQTFLESLAKKYPELLTSAMSAKDTRYRLEGYLYPATYDYTRYKTVEDLITAMVDKTDTEMRPYYSKIKKSNMNMQELMTVASLVQGEGVGDKDMRIIAGVFLNRLDIDMPIQSDVAVKYALKTDRVNLSIDDTMVDSPYNLYRNPGYGPGPMNNPSIQAVKAVLNPKDRQKKYLYFVANLKTGAITYTKNQDDHDAAVAKVDDVNQGMENK; encoded by the coding sequence ATGCCATTTGAACCGCGAAATTCGCGTTACGAAAAATCTAAAAAAGGATTTTTAAAACGTGATAAACCTAAAGATCAGCCCCAAGAGGCACCTGATGAAAAATCAACGTTACTAGACGATAATCAATTAGAATCCAAACGTTTGACACCTCAATTAAAGGAAGAAACATTGACTAAACCAAAGCCAAACGATCAGCCAAAACAAAACGACGCTAAACCAAGCCAAAACGTTCAGATTGAGAATAATTCAGCTAAAGAAGAGCTTCCTGCGAAACTGGAGGCATCCGTAGAAATAGATCATCTGACTAAAGATCAGCGTCTCACAGATGAAACTGTAGAATCACTATCTAGACGTTCACGTTTAAATTCAAATAAAGCTAAAAAACAGACGAAGAAGGTAGCGCCAAAAGTTGTCTCTGAGCGTCCGATTAAAACTAAGAAAGCTAAAGTGACTCGTGGTAAACAACAACGACGTCCTAAGGCTAAAAAGGTAAGTGGGAAACGTCGCGTAATGTGGATAATATTGGCCTTAATTATTGTAATTATTGGAGTGATAGGTTGGCGTGGAATTAGCGCTTATCAACAATCAAACAATTACAGTGCTATGCAACCCAAAAATAAAAAGAAACAAGAAATTTATATTCCGCAAGGATCCACAGTGCAACAAATTGGACAAATTTTGGTTAACAAACATTTAGTTCATTCGAATAAAGCTTTTTTGCATTATGTTAACACCCATGATGCTAACAATATGTTGGCGGGTTATTATCAATTGAGCCCCTCAATGCCGATGAATGTTTTAGTTAATCGGCTCTTAAAGGGTGGTTCAGATACGCCCATGAATCATGATATGGTTTTAACGATGACTGAAGGTGAGGGGATCGATAGCTTTGCAAAAAAAGTCGGTAGTTCTAAGAAATTTACGGAAAAGGATTTTTTAGATAAAGTTAATGATCAAACCTTCTTGGAGTCGCTAGCTAAAAAGTATCCTGAATTATTAACTTCAGCTATGTCGGCTAAAGACACTCGCTATCGTTTAGAAGGATATCTTTATCCAGCGACTTATGACTATACTCGGTATAAAACAGTAGAAGATCTCATTACTGCTATGGTGGATAAAACTGATACAGAAATGCGACCTTATTATAGTAAGATTAAGAAAAGTAATATGAACATGCAAGAACTTATGACCGTTGCTTCATTAGTTCAAGGCGAAGGCGTCGGCGATAAGGATATGCGAATTATTGCGGGGGTATTCTTGAATCGATTGGATATTGATATGCCCATTCAATCTGATGTCGCTGTTAAATATGCATTGAAAACTGATAGAGTTAATTTATCAATTGATGATACGATGGTAGATTCACCATATAACTTATATCGGAATCCTGGTTATGGACCAGGTCCAATGAATAATCCAAGTATTCAAGCGGTTAAAGCTGTTTTGAATCCCAAGGATCGTCAGAAAAAGTACTTGTACTTTGTGGCTAATTTGAAGACAGGAGCTATTACTTATACTAAGAACCAAGATGATCATGATGCGGCGGTAGCTAAGGTTGATGATGTTAATCAAGGGATGGAAAATAAGTAA